The nucleotide sequence GGAAACCGTCGTCACCCTCATTCCCTCCTGTTCGAGAATAAACGAAACCATCTCCAAGGAATCGGATTCATCATCGATTACCAAAACCCGTAACCCTTGTAAACAAATGGGTTCATTGTTACCCGAAGAAAAAACTTTAAGTTCAGGATGCACCATCAAAGGTAACTGAACTGTAAAGGTTGCTCCCAGTCCCTCCCCAGCGCTTTCTACTGTAATTGTTCCGCCATGGGCTTCAATTAATTGTCGAGCGATCGCTAATCCTAACCCTAACCCCCCAAATTGTCGAGTTGTAGATGTATCTTGCTGACTAAATAACTCAAACAGATAGGGTAAAAAGATCGGGCTAATTCCTTTTCCGGTATCTTTCACTTGTAGAGTAGCCCAACCCTCTAGCCGTTGTAATGTTAGGGTGACTTGTCCTTTTTCCGGGGTAAATTTAATGGCATTGGAGAGTAAATTCCAAATCACTTGTTGTAACCGACTGCCATCTCCTAAAATGGGAGGGATATCGGTTTCTAAGTGGGTTTCTATGTGAATTAATTTGACCGTTGCCGCTAACTGAACTGTTTCCAACGCCGCCTGAAGGGGTTCAATTAAACAAACAGGCTCTAATTCCAGACTCAACTTTCCGCGCATTATTCGAGAAATATCTAATAAATCATCAATCAATTGCACCTGAAGTTTGGCATTACGTTCAATGGCGGTTAACGCTTTTTGGGTTTGTTCGGGACTATGGGAACGGCTTTGTAATAGTTTAGCCCAACCCAAGATAGGATTCAAAGGAGTTCTTAACTCGTGGGATAAAATAGCCAAAAATTCATCCTTAACCCGATTCGCCGCTTCAGCTTGTTCACGGGCGATGCGTTGACGTTCCAAGGCTTGATCCCGTTCTTCTAAAGCTTGTTTTTGATCATGAATATCCGTTGATGAACCAAACCACTTAACAATCTGTCCTTGGGAGTCTCGCAAGGGGAAAGCCCGTCCTAGATGCCACCGATATTCCCCATCCGCTGCCCGTTTAAACCGATACTCAATCTCATATTTCCCCCCGGTTTGTACCGCTTGCTTCCAAAGTTCCAGACAAAGCTCTTGATCATCAGGATGCAGAATCGATTTCCACCCCCAAGCCTGAGATTGTTCAAAGGTGGTGCCTGTGTAATCGTACCAACGTTGATTATAGTAATCTACGCTTCCATCGGGTCGGGCTGTCCAAAAGATTTGAGGCATGGAGTCTGCTAATGTCCGAAAGTTTAACTCACTTTGTTGTAAGGCTTCTTCCGCTTGTTTACGCTCTGTGATATCCGTTGAAATACCAATTAAACCAATAATTTCTCCGTTTTCATCTCGATAGGGAGATTTGGTGGAGAGGTGGATGCGCCGACATAAAGGAAAGTCAGCGACTTCTTCAAAACTCTCCACGACTCCAGTTTCAATCACGAGACGATCATTGGCCATAATCCTTTCTGCTTCTGCCTTATTCGGTAGGACTTCAGCATCGGTTTTTCCCACCACCTCCGACTCAGATTTTCTTAACAGCCGTAGGACCGCCGAATTTGCCATTAGAAATTTTCCTTGGCAATCTTTGACAAAAATCAAGGTGGGGGTGGATTCGTTAATGGCATTGAGAATGGCGGTACTTTCGCGTAATGCGGCGGTGGCTTGTTCCCGTTCGGTGACATCAGCCGTCATCCCCAATAGCCGGAGCAGTTTTCCCTGATCATCAAAAAAGGCACGACCACTTTCTTCCAATATCACATTTATACCATCGGGTCGCAGAATTTTATATTGGGTTTTATAGGTGTGATTTTCTGGAGTCAGGGATTTAAGTAGGCTTAGAAAAACCTCCCGATCTTCGTAACTAAGCCTCTGAAAAAACCGTTGTCCGGTGTCTTGTTTAGCTTCCGATACAGGCAGTCCTAATAAAGGTGCACAATGGATAGAACGCTGCACCTGATCCGTTACGGCATCCCATTCAAAAGCAAACATCCGGGCAACTTCCATCCCCAATTGATTCCGTTCTTGGCTTTCCCGTAGGGCTTGCTCGGTCTTATGACGTTCCGTGACATCGGTAACCATCCCCAAAGCTCCGATGACGTTTCCTTGGCTATCAATCAAAGGATTTGTGGAGATAATCACCCAGAGAATAGAGCCATCTCGACGGCGAAAGGCAAAATCCTGTTGGCTGAGTCCCGATATGCGGCGGCTAAGTTTCTGCTTCGCTTGCAATGCAGCCGTTTCATCCATAAAGTCATACAGACTAGAACCGAGCATTTCGGCTTCGGTATAACCGAGCATAAGAGCCATTTTCTGATTCACAAAAGTGGTTTTAGCATCGGTATTGAAAATCCAAATCCCTTCATTAGCCGTTTCGACAATCAGCCGATATAAGGTTTCTCGCTCTGCTAAATCCCTGTAGGCTTTTGACCGTTGAGCCGTTCGTTCTGCGACTCGTTGTTCCAACTGTTGATTTGCCCGTTGTAACGCATCTTCCAGTTGTTTTCGTTCAGTAATATCCTTATGGGAACCCGCCATCCGAATTACCGTTCCCGTTTCATCTCGGCAAGCTTTTCCCCGATCCAAAATCCATTTATAGGAGCCATCCTTACACAAAACTCGATGTTCACTGATATAAAACGGAGTTTTCCCCTGGAAATGATCTTGCAAAAGTTGAGTTACCGAAGGCAAATCTTCAGGATGGACTCGATTTGCCCATTCATTAACATGATTGCTAATCTCATCTTCGGCATAACCCAACATCGTTTTCCATCGGGTTGAGAAAAACACCTCATTAGTAACCACATCCCAATCCCAAACCCCATCATTTGTGCCTTCTAAAGCTAACTTTAACCGTTCTTCACTTTGTCGTAAAGCAGCTTCTAACCCTCGATGTTCCTGTTCTATGGGTTTGTGTTCACTCTTCACTCGTCCCACACCATAAATTAACTGGGTTTCCACAACGGGAAACGCTGTCCAAGCCAGCCATTTATAAGACCCATCTCGACAACGGTAGCGATTTTCAAAATAAGTCGTTGCTGTTCCTTGCCGAAGTTTCTCAACCTGGAGTAGAGTCGAAGGGTGGTCATCGGGGTGGATAAAATCGAGGAAAGGACGAGTAAGTAACTCCTCAGTATATCCTAGGGTGGTTTTAAATGCCGGGTTAATCCGTTTAAAATAACCATCTAATCGGATAATACAGAGTAAATCGAGGGAGAGATTAAAAAAATCCGTTGCTTCATCCGGTGTAATGGATTCTGAATAGGGGGATAGGGGGGTGTCTGGAGCCTCAGATGTTTCTGAAACGTTCATGGTGGCCTTGTGAATGAACTGAAAAACCCAGTTGTCCTACCTTGATTCTTGAACAGGATCAGTTTGTTTACACACTTAGGATCAAGTCAGGAATTTTTATCGGATAGAGACTGTTATTTGATTTTAACTTTGGTTTCGAGAGTTGGTTGTGAGTTTTTAACGGTCAGCACCTCCAACAACCGTTGAAATCATCAGGGCTAAGGCCAACGGATCAACAGGTTTCGGAAGATGCCGTTCAAAACCAACCGCCAGGGCTTGTTCGCGATCTTCGGCACTGGCATAGGCGGTTAAAGCGATCGCGGGAATATTCCCTCCCGCTTCTGGTGATAGATCCCTGACTTGTTGGATTAAAGCATAACCATTGACTTCCGGCATTCCCAAATCACTGACTAACACATCAAAAGAAGATTTCTGGAAGACCTCTAAAGCCTGTGAAGCTTTTTCAACAGCCGTTACCGTTGCCCCATATTCTTGTAAAGTAACTTGAATTAAGTCTCTTGTATCCGCCTCATCTTCCACCACCAATACTCGCAAACCCGATAACAAAACTTGAGATGTTGTTAATTCAACTTCAGAAACCGGATCTCCAGACGTCGGAACTTTCAAGGATTCGGGTTCTAGTAGGGGTAACTTCACCGTAAAAGTTGCCCCCAGTCCTAAACCCGGACTTTCCGCTTGTACCTGACCTCCGTGCATTTCCACCAAATGACGAACAATCGCTAATCCTAATCCTAATCCCCCATGAAGTCGAGTAGTGGAACCATCCGCTTGCCGAAAACGCTCAAACACGAAGGGTAGAAACTCAGGACTAATGCCACACCCGGTATCAATGACTTGAATCTGAACCCAGGATATCGAAGTTGTGTTTTCTAAATTCTCCTCAACCCTTGACACCTTCACCGTAACCTGTCCTTCCGATGGGGTAAATTTAACCGCGTTCGAGAGTAAATTCCAGACAATTTGTTGCAAACGATTGATATCTCCAAAAACCGATGCTGAGGTTGCCGTTTCCCAAACCGTGACAATCTCAACCCCTTTAGCAATGGCAGTGGAACGCACCATTTCAATGGCTTCTTCAACCATCGGCATGATTTTAATAGAATAACAATTCAGGCAAAGTTTACCCTGAATAATCCTTGATACATCTAAAATATCTTCAATTAATTGATTGAGTAATTTTGTATTTCGTTCAATAGTTTCTAAAGCACGGGTGATCACAGCCGAGTCTAACCGACGGGTGCGGAGTAAATTAGCCCATCCCATAATGGCATTCATCGGTGTCCGCAATTCATGGGAGAGAGTCGCTAAAAAATCATCCTTAATTTGATTGGCGGTTTCAGCTTCGGTCCTAGCTGCCTGTTCCCGCGCCAAGAGTTTTTCTCGTTCGGTCGTGGCTAACTTCTGTTCATGAATATCCGTTGCGGTTCCATACCATTTAACAATATTTCCCCCTTGATCTCGTACCGGGACACCTCGACTTAAATACCAGCGAAATTCTCCATCAAACCGCATCAAACGGTGTTCACACTCATAGATTTCTCCCGTTTGTACCGATTGTTGCCAAGCTTCTAGGGTGCGTTGCTGATCTTCTGGATGCAGAACCGGTTGCCATCCCCATCCTTGACCGTCAGTTTGAGTAATGCCACTAAATTCTGCCCATCGTTGATTATAGTAATCAACGGAACCATCGACATCAGCACTCCAGACAATTTGGGGCATAGATTCTGCTAAATTTCGGAAGCGTTCTTCACTTTCCCGTAAGGCGGCTTCTGTTTGTTTGCGTTCGGTAATATCCAGAAAATAAACCGATAATCCCTGAGTTGAAGGATATAAACGCACTGCAAACCAGCGACCAAAGAAGGGATAAAACTCTTCATATTCGATGGGAATTTGTTCATTTAAAGCTTGATGAGCATAGGTATAGGTAGGAGATTCCATTAATTCAGGAAATACCTCCCAGAGGTTGTGACCAATGAGCTCCGCCGCCAATTTGCCTAAAAGTTCCTCCGCCTTAGCGTTAACAAAGGTATAACACCAACGATGATCAAGACTAACAAAACCATCGGTAATACTTTTAAAAATATTAGTAATTTGACGATTTTTGGCTTCTAAAAAT is from Planktothrix sp. FACHB-1365 and encodes:
- a CDS encoding PAS domain-containing hybrid sensor histidine kinase/response regulator; protein product: MQNSKQSESRLSYTPLQQEPYLKPEAHSRTEGDMGMILQNAEGQIQSCNLTAEKILGYPIQRMINPIESPWIFLDQAGSPIPVESCPVYLTLATGRPCLNVIVYCRRPDGELIELLLNTQPLFQGGETSPSSVVTTFTQRVHPQETNKQNPALQTLRDHEEQFRMALDNIPNTLVIYDAQRRFQFVNAEGIRRSGKSWEELIGYQDEDVFPVELTQTYVPTLKKAIATRRIQKLEVTKTTSDLGSYTTIVNYVPVLNAEGEVDQVLGITYDITDRKRFEEFLEAKNRQITNIFKSITDGFVSLDHRWCYTFVNAKAEELLGKLAAELIGHNLWEVFPELMESPTYTYAHQALNEQIPIEYEEFYPFFGRWFAVRLYPSTQGLSVYFLDITERKQTEAALRESEERFRNLAESMPQIVWSADVDGSVDYYNQRWAEFSGITQTDGQGWGWQPVLHPEDQQRTLEAWQQSVQTGEIYECEHRLMRFDGEFRWYLSRGVPVRDQGGNIVKWYGTATDIHEQKLATTEREKLLAREQAARTEAETANQIKDDFLATLSHELRTPMNAIMGWANLLRTRRLDSAVITRALETIERNTKLLNQLIEDILDVSRIIQGKLCLNCYSIKIMPMVEEAIEMVRSTAIAKGVEIVTVWETATSASVFGDINRLQQIVWNLLSNAVKFTPSEGQVTVKVSRVEENLENTTSISWVQIQVIDTGCGISPEFLPFVFERFRQADGSTTRLHGGLGLGLAIVRHLVEMHGGQVQAESPGLGLGATFTVKLPLLEPESLKVPTSGDPVSEVELTTSQVLLSGLRVLVVEDEADTRDLIQVTLQEYGATVTAVEKASQALEVFQKSSFDVLVSDLGMPEVNGYALIQQVRDLSPEAGGNIPAIALTAYASAEDREQALAVGFERHLPKPVDPLALALMISTVVGGADR
- a CDS encoding PAS domain S-box protein, with amino-acid sequence MNVSETSEAPDTPLSPYSESITPDEATDFFNLSLDLLCIIRLDGYFKRINPAFKTTLGYTEELLTRPFLDFIHPDDHPSTLLQVEKLRQGTATTYFENRYRCRDGSYKWLAWTAFPVVETQLIYGVGRVKSEHKPIEQEHRGLEAALRQSEERLKLALEGTNDGVWDWDVVTNEVFFSTRWKTMLGYAEDEISNHVNEWANRVHPEDLPSVTQLLQDHFQGKTPFYISEHRVLCKDGSYKWILDRGKACRDETGTVIRMAGSHKDITERKQLEDALQRANQQLEQRVAERTAQRSKAYRDLAERETLYRLIVETANEGIWIFNTDAKTTFVNQKMALMLGYTEAEMLGSSLYDFMDETAALQAKQKLSRRISGLSQQDFAFRRRDGSILWVIISTNPLIDSQGNVIGALGMVTDVTERHKTEQALRESQERNQLGMEVARMFAFEWDAVTDQVQRSIHCAPLLGLPVSEAKQDTGQRFFQRLSYEDREVFLSLLKSLTPENHTYKTQYKILRPDGINVILEESGRAFFDDQGKLLRLLGMTADVTEREQATAALRESTAILNAINESTPTLIFVKDCQGKFLMANSAVLRLLRKSESEVVGKTDAEVLPNKAEAERIMANDRLVIETGVVESFEEVADFPLCRRIHLSTKSPYRDENGEIIGLIGISTDITERKQAEEALQQSELNFRTLADSMPQIFWTARPDGSVDYYNQRWYDYTGTTFEQSQAWGWKSILHPDDQELCLELWKQAVQTGGKYEIEYRFKRAADGEYRWHLGRAFPLRDSQGQIVKWFGSSTDIHDQKQALEERDQALERQRIAREQAEAANRVKDEFLAILSHELRTPLNPILGWAKLLQSRSHSPEQTQKALTAIERNAKLQVQLIDDLLDISRIMRGKLSLELEPVCLIEPLQAALETVQLAATVKLIHIETHLETDIPPILGDGSRLQQVIWNLLSNAIKFTPEKGQVTLTLQRLEGWATLQVKDTGKGISPIFLPYLFELFSQQDTSTTRQFGGLGLGLAIARQLIEAHGGTITVESAGEGLGATFTVQLPLMVHPELKVFSSGNNEPICLQGLRVLVIDDESDSLEMVSFILEQEGMRVTTVSSAHEALQLFLHLPLDMIISDIGMPEMDGYSLLRQIRTLPPERGGNIPALALTSYAGELNRKQALRAGFSDHIPKPVEPMTLIHKVAKLADYCG